From Camelina sativa cultivar DH55 chromosome 20, Cs, whole genome shotgun sequence, the proteins below share one genomic window:
- the LOC104772918 gene encoding glutathione S-transferase T3-like yields the protein MDSTNPFFQSSSYLNLLNSQEEGGLNENFRWESYPPSGQSSQPSPYSSQPSPQSSQPSPHSSQPSPHSSQETPLERKERKTWTPADDEVLISAWLNTSKDAIVANQQKGGSFWQRIQKYYADTPHARNGGEQMLVTHCKQRWHKINDQTNKFCAAFAAAERQNSSGHSENDIMINAHDIYFADHKKRFNLEHCWFRLRFEQKFLSLNTINTLPSQPATKRKQAAEGSQSSSSNVDDHEKRPEGIKAAKAKRNNAQSTNVKTLAEYKSMWDVKKEELAEKEKLQKLAILDTLLAKKEPLSASEEIIMNKIVSQYF from the coding sequence ATGGATTCTACGAATCCCTTCtttcagtcttcttcttacttaaaCTTGCTTAACAGTCAAGAAGAAGGTGGGTTAAATGAAAACTTTCGTTGGGAAAGTTATCCACCTTCTGGACAGAGCTCCCAACCTTCTCCTTACAGCTCCCAACCCTCTCCTCAAAGCTCCCAACCTTCTCCTCACAGCTCCCAACCTTCTCCTCACAGCTCACAAGAAACACCATTGGAGCGCAAGGAGAGAAAGACATGGACACCTGCTGATGATGAAGTCTTGATCTCCGCATGGCTCAACACTTCAAAAGATGCCATCgttgcaaatcaacaaaagggaGGAAGCTTCTGGCAAAGGATTCAAAAATACTATGCTGACACTCCTCATGCTAGAAATGGTGGTGAACAGATGCTGGTGACACATTGCAAGCAGCGTTGGCACAAGATAAATGACCAAACTAACAAGTTCTGTGCGGCATTCGCAGCTGCTGAGAGACAGAACAGCTCTGGTCATTCTGAAAATGATATCATGATCAATGCACATGATATCTACTTCGCTGACCATAAGAAGAGATTTAATCTTGAACATTGTTGGTTTCGGTTAAGGTTTGAGCAGAAATTTCTATCCCTGAACACTATTAACACGCTCCCATCTCAGCCTgcaacaaagaggaaacaagCTGCTGAAGGGTCACAATCATCAAGCTCCAATGTTGATGATCATGAGAAACGGCCAGAAGGGATCAAGGCTGCCAAGGCGAAGAGGAACAATGCTCAGTCCACAAACGTGAAGACTCTTGCTGAGTATAAGAGCATGTGGGATGTCAAGAAAGAGGAATTGGCTGAAAAGGAGAAACTACAGAAGCTGGCCATCCTAGACACTCTCCTAGCCAAAAAAGAACCCTTGAGTGCGAGTGAAGAAATCATCATGAACAAGATAGTGTCCCAGTATTTCTGA
- the LOC104771938 gene encoding uncharacterized protein LOC104771938, translated as METIEQQRHSLSSLPMLSRLEHLDFVIKNLERQQNLSKWKDESASTTRGLIDRGTAIREAYFKGSLLDRIAALETRLFQICLELESSSASSTSTGGSGETSSQRIKKDLTKTLPIFSSNVNPFHVPLQHPQDPRDMEEKIEEEKDEEINLEKPLLQKKKIKKNDANETCKPKKKKKTNSPKKWCRFSLLGC; from the exons ATGGAGACGATTGAGCAACAAAGACATTCACTCTCTTCTTTGCCTATGCTCTCTAGGCTTGAACACTTAGATTTCGTT ATAAAGAATCTAGAGAGACAACAAAACCTTTCGAAATGGAAAGATGAAAGCGCGTCTACCACACGTGGATTAATCGATAGAGGCACGGCGATTAGAGAAGCGTATTTCAAAGGATCATTACTAGATCGAATTGCAGCTTTGGAGACCAGACTTTTTCAG ATATGTTTGGAGTTGGAATCGAGCAGTGCATCTTCTACCTCAACTGGAGGGTCCGGTGAAACATCAAGCCAAAGGATTAAGAAGGATTTGACAAAGACATTACCTATTTTCAGTAGCAACGTTAATCCTTTTCATGTTCCCTTACAACATCCACAAGACCCTCGG GACATGGaggagaagattgaagaagagaaagatgaagagataaATCTAGAGAAGCCATTactccagaagaagaagattaagaagaatGATGCTAATGAAACTTgcaaaccaaagaagaagaagaagacaaattctCCCAAGAAGTGGTGTCGTTTTAGCTTGTTGGGCTGCTAA